From the genome of Mugil cephalus isolate CIBA_MC_2020 chromosome 2, CIBA_Mcephalus_1.1, whole genome shotgun sequence, one region includes:
- the cacng3a gene encoding voltage-dependent calcium channel gamma-3 subunit translates to MRLCNRGVMMLLTTAGAFCAFSLMTIAVGTDYWLYSRGMCRSKNLNDNETVRKNEEVLTHSGLWRTCCTEGTFRGVCKDIDHFAEDADYEQDAAEYLLRAVRASSLFPILSVGLLFLGGVCVAASEFYKSRHNVILSAGILFVSAGLSNIIGIIVYISANSGDPSQSDNKKSYSYGWSFYFGALSFVLAEMVGVLAVHVFIEKHRQLRTKGRPSLMKPPISRSSSYYRNRYYQSRSRRSSYRSNHSAGDSFRASSMRDRETSISAESKAMAGLPAQMTVGSEFMLYTLASPLKDGKIDMDVDDLSTAAAHNNSEMLPGNCASNRRTTPV, encoded by the exons ATGAGGCTGTGTAACCGGGGTGTGATGATGCTGCTGACCACGGCGGGGGCTTTCTGCGCCTTCAGCCTCATGACCATCGCCGTGGGCACGGACTATTGGCTGTATTCCCGCGGGATGTGCCGCTCCAAGAACCTGAACGACAACGAGACCGTCCGCAAGAACGAGGAAGTTCTGACCCACTCCGGCCTGTGGAGAACCTGCTGCACCGAGG ggACATTTCGAGGAGTCTGCAAAGACATTGATCACTTTGCTGAAGATGCAGACTACGAGCAGGATGCCGCAGAGTATTTATTAC GAGCTGTACGGGCCTCCAGCCTCTTCCCCATACTCAGCGTCGGACTGTTATTTCTCGGGGGCGTCTGCGTGGCTGCCAGCGAATTCTACAAGTCGCGCCACAATGTGATACTCAGCGCTGGTATactctttgtctctgcag GCCTCAGTAACATCATTGGCATCATTGTGTACATATCAGCCAACTCAGGTGACCCCAGCCAGAGCGACAACAAGAAGAGCTACTCCTACGGCTGGTCCTTTTACTTCGGAGCGCTGTCCTTTGTGCTGGCTGAGATGGTGGGCGTCCTGGCAGTGCACGTGttcatagaaaaacacagacagctgCGCACAAAGGGCCGGCCCTCGCTCATGAAGCCACCCATTTCTCGCAGCTCGTCCTATTACCGCAACCGGTACTACCAGAGCCGCAGCCGGCGAAGCAGTTACAGGAGCAACCACAGCGCGGGGGACTCTTTTCGAGCGTCGTCGATGCGCGACCGAGAGACGTCCATCTCGGCTGAGTCCAAAGCAATGGCAGGTTTGCCGGCGCAGATGACCGTGGGCTCAGAGTTCATGCTTTACACCTTAGCCTCGCCTCTCAAGGATGGTAAGATAGACATGGACGTGGATGATTTATCAACTGCGGCTGCTCACAACAACTCAGAGATGCTGCCTGGAAACTGCGCTTCCAACAGAAGGACCACACCAGTCTGA